One window of the Leucobacter komagatae genome contains the following:
- the glyA gene encoding serine hydroxymethyltransferase yields the protein MSNQSAFFNEPLEVVDPEIAEVLKNELGRQRSTLEMIASENFVPRAVLESQGSVLTNKYAEGYPGRRYYGGCEFVDVAENLARDRAKSLFGAAYANVQPHSGAQANAAVLSAIAEPGDTILGLELAHGGHLTHGMKLNFSGKLYNVVSYGVNPETFLVDMDVVREKALEHKPKVIIAGWSAYPRTLDFAAFREIADEVGATLWVDMAHFAGLVAAGLYPNPVPHAHVVSSTVHKTIGGPRSGFILTNDLELYKKLNSNVFPGQQGGPLMHVIAAKATAFKLAATDEFKDRQVRTLSGAKLLAEALTSDAAKAAGVDVLTGGTDVHLVLADLRNSKLDGQQAEDALHEVGITVNRNSVPFDPRPPMVTSGLRIGTPALATRGFGDTEFAEVSDIIAATLTQSADIDELRARVTKLADAFPLYPGLENW from the coding sequence GTGTCCAACCAGTCAGCTTTCTTTAACGAGCCACTTGAGGTCGTTGACCCCGAGATCGCAGAGGTCCTGAAGAACGAGCTCGGTCGCCAGCGCTCGACCCTCGAGATGATCGCGAGCGAGAACTTCGTTCCCCGCGCAGTGCTCGAGTCGCAGGGTTCCGTGCTCACCAACAAGTACGCCGAGGGCTACCCCGGCCGCCGCTACTACGGTGGCTGCGAGTTTGTTGACGTCGCCGAGAACCTCGCGCGTGACCGCGCGAAGAGCCTGTTCGGCGCTGCGTACGCAAACGTGCAGCCCCACTCCGGCGCGCAGGCGAACGCTGCCGTGCTCTCGGCGATCGCTGAGCCGGGCGACACGATCCTCGGTCTCGAGCTCGCGCACGGTGGCCACCTCACGCACGGCATGAAGCTGAACTTCTCGGGCAAACTCTACAACGTCGTCTCGTACGGCGTGAACCCCGAGACGTTCCTTGTCGACATGGACGTTGTTCGCGAGAAGGCGCTCGAGCACAAGCCGAAGGTCATCATCGCCGGCTGGTCGGCGTACCCGCGCACGCTCGACTTCGCTGCATTCCGCGAGATCGCCGACGAGGTTGGCGCAACGCTCTGGGTCGACATGGCGCACTTCGCCGGCCTCGTCGCAGCTGGCCTCTACCCGAATCCGGTTCCGCACGCGCACGTTGTGTCGTCGACCGTGCACAAGACCATCGGCGGCCCCCGCTCGGGCTTCATCCTCACGAACGACCTTGAGCTCTACAAGAAGCTGAACTCGAACGTGTTCCCCGGCCAGCAGGGTGGCCCGCTCATGCACGTGATCGCGGCGAAGGCGACCGCGTTCAAGCTTGCCGCGACCGATGAGTTCAAGGACCGCCAGGTGCGCACCCTCTCGGGCGCGAAGCTGCTCGCTGAGGCGCTCACGAGCGACGCGGCGAAGGCCGCCGGCGTTGACGTGCTCACGGGCGGCACCGACGTGCACCTCGTGCTCGCTGACCTGCGCAACTCGAAGCTCGACGGCCAGCAGGCTGAGGACGCGCTGCACGAGGTCGGCATCACCGTGAACCGCAACTCGGTTCCGTTCGACCCGCGCCCGCCGATGGTCACGAGTGGCCTGCGCATTGGCACCCCCGCGCTCGCAACCCGCGGCTTCGGCGACACCGAGTTCGCCGAGGTTTCCGACATCATCGCCGCGACGCTGACCCAGTCGGCTGACATCGATGAGCTCCGCGCGCGCGTGACCAAGCTCGCTGACGCGTTCCCGCTCTACCCGGGCCTCGAGAACTGGTAA
- a CDS encoding APC family permease, translating to MRRALGLTGLTFFGVTYMTVITVFTTYGIVNQVTGGKLPAAYIVAVVTMLFTAASYAAMVRRYPVAGSAYTYAQQSFGGAAGFLTGWVMLLDYLFIPMINFMLIGIYLNTQFPAIPVWAFTLAALLLVLVFNVLGITLVNKLNIAIIALSVVLVIVFMALAFKQYLGGDQAVGIIEPFTFGEGGIGAIASGAAILALSFLGFDAVSTLSEEAKNPRRDIPRAIILSTLVGGFFFILVAWAGALAFNPDWASMNQAQIDAAGTTVMDSFGASWFTSFFVAVYVAGAFGSGMTGQVSVSRILYAMGRDGMLPKPLSRLHRRFGTPIVAAVVVSTFALSALFVPFDVAAFMISFGALAAFAMVNLSVIRTYLFPKGGRTRPATAWEILRFGVIPLIGFALTIWLWTSLQPVTWIVGACWLVIGVGVIVIVTRGFRKPVPKMDFSEGDPTTQQIDALGDEFPLEGERG from the coding sequence ATGCGGCGAGCCCTCGGTCTTACCGGTCTCACGTTCTTCGGCGTGACTTACATGACCGTCATCACGGTATTTACGACGTACGGCATCGTGAATCAAGTGACCGGCGGCAAGCTCCCCGCGGCCTACATCGTTGCCGTCGTCACAATGCTCTTTACCGCGGCGAGCTACGCGGCGATGGTGCGGCGCTACCCGGTTGCCGGATCCGCATACACCTACGCGCAGCAATCGTTTGGCGGCGCGGCCGGGTTCCTCACGGGCTGGGTCATGCTGCTCGACTACCTCTTCATCCCGATGATCAACTTCATGCTCATCGGCATCTACCTGAACACGCAGTTCCCGGCCATTCCCGTGTGGGCGTTCACGCTTGCCGCGCTGCTGCTCGTGCTCGTCTTCAACGTGCTCGGCATCACGCTCGTGAACAAACTGAACATTGCAATCATCGCGCTCTCGGTCGTGCTCGTCATCGTGTTCATGGCGCTCGCGTTCAAGCAGTACCTCGGCGGCGACCAGGCCGTCGGCATCATCGAACCGTTCACCTTTGGTGAGGGCGGGATCGGCGCGATCGCGTCAGGCGCGGCAATCCTCGCGCTGTCGTTCCTCGGCTTCGACGCGGTGTCGACGCTCTCCGAGGAGGCGAAGAACCCGCGCCGCGACATTCCACGCGCGATCATACTGTCGACTCTCGTCGGCGGGTTCTTCTTCATCCTCGTAGCCTGGGCTGGCGCGCTCGCGTTCAACCCCGACTGGGCGTCGATGAACCAGGCACAGATCGACGCGGCCGGCACCACGGTCATGGACTCGTTCGGGGCGAGCTGGTTCACGTCGTTCTTCGTCGCGGTGTACGTCGCTGGCGCCTTCGGCTCGGGCATGACCGGCCAGGTCTCGGTCTCGCGCATCCTCTACGCGATGGGTCGCGACGGCATGCTCCCGAAGCCACTCTCCCGGCTGCACCGGCGGTTCGGCACACCCATCGTTGCCGCGGTCGTCGTGTCCACCTTTGCGCTCTCCGCACTGTTCGTGCCGTTCGACGTTGCGGCCTTCATGATCAGCTTCGGCGCCCTCGCTGCGTTCGCGATGGTGAACCTGTCGGTGATCCGCACGTACCTGTTCCCGAAGGGCGGGCGCACGCGTCCGGCGACGGCGTGGGAGATTCTGCGCTTCGGCGTGATTCCGCTCATCGGCTTTGCGCTGACGATCTGGCTGTGGACGTCGCTCCAGCCCGTCACCTGGATCGTCGGCGCCTGCTGGCTCGTCATCGGCGTCGGCGTCATCGTCATCGTGACCCGGGGCTTCCGGAAGCCAGTTCCGAAGATGGACTTCTCGGAGGGCGACCCGACGACCCAGCAGATCGACGCGCTCGGCGACGAGTTCCCGCTTGAGGGTGAGCGGGGCTAG
- a CDS encoding biotin--[acetyl-CoA-carboxylase] ligase, which yields MELSRTRAQQPRVEWRDASPSTNAELRELAAEADRAGSPLPHGTVLLTDNQTAGRGRLTRGWATPPGQALAVSVLVRGYGRDAANGAGTGPEWGELGPGWLPFIAGSAVNAAFQPLFSAAAARDEAEPMRVGMKWPNDIHVRDEEDAVAGRTGKKLCGILCELLPDGSAIIGMGMNLLIPEWELPTDRATSLLAAGADVGGAESFGDPLGAELADRVVTAVTAEISRLTELAAREPEAIRIRAARHSLTLGTEVRVHLPGDEIVDGRARKLADDGALVVDLPTGGTLSVNAGDVQHLR from the coding sequence ATGGAACTCAGCCGGACCCGCGCCCAACAACCCCGCGTCGAGTGGCGCGACGCATCACCCTCGACGAACGCTGAGCTGCGCGAGCTCGCCGCGGAGGCTGACCGCGCGGGTTCGCCGCTGCCGCACGGCACCGTGCTGCTCACCGACAACCAGACGGCGGGGCGCGGCAGACTCACCCGCGGCTGGGCGACGCCGCCCGGGCAGGCGCTCGCGGTGTCGGTGCTGGTTCGCGGGTACGGGCGCGACGCGGCTAATGGTGCTGGCACGGGCCCGGAATGGGGCGAGCTCGGGCCGGGCTGGCTGCCGTTCATCGCGGGGTCCGCCGTGAACGCGGCGTTCCAGCCGCTGTTTTCTGCCGCGGCCGCTCGCGACGAGGCCGAGCCAATGCGCGTCGGGATGAAGTGGCCCAACGACATTCACGTGCGCGACGAGGAGGACGCGGTGGCCGGTCGCACCGGGAAAAAGCTCTGCGGGATCCTTTGCGAGCTGCTCCCCGACGGCAGCGCGATCATCGGGATGGGGATGAACCTGCTCATCCCCGAATGGGAGCTTCCGACCGACCGGGCGACGTCGCTCCTCGCCGCGGGGGCCGACGTGGGCGGCGCCGAATCCTTCGGGGACCCGCTCGGCGCAGAGCTTGCTGACCGGGTTGTCACCGCCGTCACGGCTGAGATCTCGCGGCTCACTGAGCTCGCGGCGCGCGAGCCGGAGGCGATCAGGATCCGGGCGGCTCGTCATTCCCTCACCCTCGGCACCGAGGTGCGAGTGCACCTTCCGGGCGACGAAATCGTTGACGGGCGGGCGCGGAAGCTCGCGGACGACGGCGCGCTCGTTGTTGACCTGCCCACGGGCGGCACTCTCAGCGTGAACGCGGGGGACGTGCAGCACCTGCGGTAG
- the purU gene encoding formyltetrahydrofolate deformylase: MNTIVADAQSQQWVLTLSCIDGPGIVHAISGAIVAAGGNIAESQQFASADTGRFFMRLQVEAVAQPETFGDRFRASLAPVTERYNMHWRLDQVGRPVRTLLLGSTATHCVNDLLYRKRAGQLPIEVPLVLSNHETMRDIAEFYGVNFEYQPVTGAEEKAAFEARVLEAVEQHDIELVVLARYMQILSPELCEALAGRAINIHHSFLPGFKGANPYKQAHQRGVKLIGATAHFVTTDLDEGPIIEQDTTRVDHSYSPRELMQLGQDIESRVLRHAVGWFAENRVLQDGDRTIVFR, encoded by the coding sequence ATGAACACAATCGTCGCCGATGCACAGAGCCAACAGTGGGTACTGACACTTTCATGCATTGACGGTCCGGGTATCGTGCACGCGATCAGCGGCGCCATCGTCGCCGCGGGCGGAAACATCGCTGAGAGCCAGCAGTTCGCCTCGGCCGACACCGGTCGATTCTTCATGCGTCTGCAAGTTGAGGCCGTCGCACAGCCCGAGACGTTCGGCGACCGGTTCAGGGCATCGCTCGCGCCCGTCACCGAGCGCTACAACATGCACTGGCGCCTCGACCAGGTCGGTCGCCCCGTTCGCACCCTGCTGCTCGGCTCGACCGCCACGCACTGCGTCAACGATCTGCTGTACCGCAAGCGCGCGGGCCAGCTGCCCATCGAGGTGCCGCTCGTTCTCTCCAATCACGAGACGATGCGCGACATCGCCGAGTTCTACGGCGTCAACTTCGAGTACCAGCCGGTCACCGGCGCAGAGGAGAAGGCCGCGTTCGAGGCTCGCGTGCTTGAGGCCGTCGAGCAGCACGACATCGAGCTCGTTGTGCTCGCCCGTTACATGCAGATCCTCTCCCCCGAGCTCTGCGAGGCGCTCGCGGGCCGCGCGATCAACATCCACCACTCCTTCCTCCCCGGGTTCAAGGGTGCAAACCCCTACAAGCAAGCTCACCAGCGCGGCGTGAAGCTCATCGGCGCGACCGCCCACTTCGTCACGACGGACCTCGACGAGGGCCCGATCATTGAACAAGACACGACCCGCGTCGACCACTCGTACTCGCCGCGCGAGCTCATGCAGCTCGGACAAGACATCGAGTCGCGCGTGCTGCGCCACGCCGTGGGCTGGTTCGCCGAGAACCGGGTGCTGCAGGACGGCGACCGCACGATCGTTTTCAGGTAG
- a CDS encoding NUDIX hydrolase has product MARTKAEARQQLKDAVDRGFGIDFDPPFPQTDGDLRRSAVLILFGALDRIPADPASGEPVPAELDVLLTRRATRMRHHAGQIAFPGGGVEPEDADITVTALREAAEETGLDPAGVEVLGTLPEIHVPVSRNLVTPVIGWWRLPSDVTADHTESVEVYRVPVAELLDPAARGHSVLRREGATHRGAAFKLQDRFGGHTVWGFTGMLLSSVFDGVGWTQPWKPGTDFEVMG; this is encoded by the coding sequence ATGGCACGCACGAAGGCGGAAGCGCGGCAGCAGCTCAAGGACGCGGTGGATCGCGGATTCGGGATCGACTTCGACCCCCCGTTCCCGCAGACCGACGGTGACCTCAGGCGATCGGCGGTGCTGATCCTTTTCGGCGCGCTCGACCGCATTCCCGCCGACCCCGCGTCTGGCGAGCCGGTTCCCGCCGAGCTCGACGTGCTGCTCACCCGCCGCGCGACCCGAATGCGGCACCACGCCGGCCAGATCGCTTTCCCCGGTGGCGGCGTTGAACCTGAGGACGCCGATATTACGGTCACCGCGCTCCGTGAGGCGGCGGAGGAGACCGGGCTCGACCCCGCTGGCGTCGAGGTGCTCGGCACCCTGCCCGAGATTCACGTGCCCGTGAGCCGCAACCTCGTCACGCCCGTGATCGGCTGGTGGCGCCTGCCGAGCGACGTCACCGCCGACCACACGGAATCCGTCGAGGTCTACCGCGTTCCCGTCGCGGAACTGCTCGACCCCGCGGCGCGCGGCCACTCCGTGCTTCGCCGCGAGGGCGCGACTCACCGCGGCGCGGCATTCAAACTGCAGGATCGCTTCGGCGGCCACACGGTGTGGGGCTTCACCGGCATGCTGCTGTCGAGCGTCTTCGACGGCGTCGGCTGGACGCAGCCGTGGAAGCCGGGCACCGACTTCGAGGTGATGGGCTAG
- a CDS encoding acyl-CoA carboxylase subunit beta, with amino-acid sequence MTSENDTAPEYLATTAGRIADHRRKYQEAVGDRDAAAAAKQHPRGKMTARERIASLLDPGSFVEFDKYVKHRSTAFGMDKNTPFGDAVVTGAGTIHGRQVVVYSQDFTTFGGSLGEAAGEKIVKAMDFAMKTGAPIIGMLDSGGARIQEGVFSLSQYARIFKRNTLSSGVIPQISIVMGPSAGGAVYSPALTDFVIMVDKTSNMFVTGPDVIKTVTGEEVGFEELGGALTHNKTSGVSHYLASDELDALDYARTLISFLPDNNLAEAPIYDSDTAFEITEADRRLNTIIPDSQNQPYDMKVVIEAILDGGDFLEVQPLFAPNILIGFGRVEGRTVGIVANQPNQMAGTLNIDASEKAARFVRFCDAFSIPILTLVDVPGYLPGTEQEYQGVIRRGAKLLFAYAEATVPLVTIITRKAYGGAYIVMGSKEMGADFNIAWPTAEIAVMGGAGAVNILYRKELAAAEAAGEDVEALRAKLTAKYTADVTSPFLAAERGEIDNVLEPAGTRLAVIKALRGLRGKRDELPAKKHGNIPL; translated from the coding sequence GTGACCTCAGAGAACGACACCGCTCCCGAGTACCTCGCAACCACGGCCGGCCGCATCGCGGACCATCGCCGCAAGTACCAAGAGGCAGTCGGCGACCGCGACGCAGCAGCAGCAGCCAAGCAGCACCCGCGCGGCAAGATGACCGCGCGCGAGCGCATCGCGTCGTTGCTCGACCCCGGCTCCTTCGTCGAGTTCGACAAGTACGTGAAGCACCGCTCGACCGCGTTCGGCATGGACAAGAACACCCCGTTCGGTGACGCCGTCGTGACCGGCGCTGGCACCATCCACGGCCGCCAGGTCGTCGTCTACTCGCAGGACTTCACGACTTTCGGCGGCTCGCTCGGCGAGGCTGCGGGCGAGAAGATCGTGAAGGCGATGGACTTCGCGATGAAGACTGGCGCGCCGATCATCGGCATGCTCGATTCGGGCGGCGCGCGCATCCAGGAGGGCGTCTTCTCGCTCTCGCAGTACGCACGCATCTTCAAACGCAACACGCTCTCCTCGGGCGTCATCCCGCAGATCTCAATCGTGATGGGCCCGTCGGCCGGTGGCGCGGTGTACTCGCCCGCCCTCACCGACTTCGTCATCATGGTCGACAAGACGAGCAACATGTTCGTCACCGGCCCCGACGTCATCAAGACCGTGACGGGCGAGGAGGTCGGCTTCGAGGAGCTCGGCGGCGCGCTCACCCACAACAAGACGAGCGGCGTCTCGCACTACCTTGCGAGCGATGAGCTCGACGCGCTCGACTACGCGCGCACGCTCATCAGCTTCCTCCCCGACAACAACCTCGCCGAGGCCCCAATCTACGACAGCGACACCGCGTTCGAGATCACCGAGGCAGACCGCCGGCTGAACACGATCATCCCGGACAGCCAGAACCAGCCGTACGACATGAAGGTCGTCATCGAGGCGATCCTCGACGGCGGCGACTTCCTTGAGGTGCAGCCGCTGTTCGCCCCGAACATCCTCATCGGCTTCGGCCGCGTCGAGGGCCGCACCGTCGGCATCGTCGCAAACCAGCCGAACCAGATGGCGGGCACCCTGAACATCGACGCGAGCGAAAAGGCCGCGCGCTTCGTGCGGTTCTGCGACGCGTTCTCTATCCCGATCCTCACGCTCGTCGACGTTCCCGGCTACCTGCCCGGCACCGAGCAGGAGTACCAGGGCGTCATCCGCCGCGGCGCGAAGCTCCTCTTCGCCTACGCCGAGGCGACCGTGCCGCTCGTCACGATCATCACGCGTAAGGCCTACGGCGGCGCGTACATCGTGATGGGGTCGAAGGAGATGGGCGCGGACTTCAACATCGCGTGGCCCACCGCCGAGATCGCTGTTATGGGCGGCGCGGGCGCCGTCAACATCCTGTACCGCAAGGAGCTCGCGGCTGCTGAGGCGGCGGGCGAGGACGTCGAGGCGCTGCGTGCCAAACTCACGGCGAAGTACACGGCCGACGTCACGAGCCCGTTCCTCGCTGCCGAGCGCGGCGAGATCGACAACGTACTCGAGCCCGCGGGCACCCGCCTTGCGGTCATCAAGGCGCTCCGCGGCCTCCGCGGCAAGCGCGACGAGCTCCCCGCGAAGAAGCACGGCAACATCCCGCTATGA
- a CDS encoding TetR/AcrR family transcriptional regulator, which produces MAVSEQPQARRSGRPTTPVLTRSLILETALRLLDERGESGASLRLIARELGVRPSALYNHISGQDDLISGIRELVSDRIDVSGFGVLPWDEAMERWARSYRNAFADHPPTIALLGVVPIATGTRTSEMYEAVFAGLIEAGWPASEVLSTVVGVECLILGAALDHSAPDDMLDPGDDPNSPTFRAVYDAGHAAAAAAARRLTDVAFEAGLSAVLVGLRARHAALAAG; this is translated from the coding sequence ATGGCGGTGAGCGAACAGCCCCAGGCGAGGCGATCTGGCAGGCCGACGACTCCGGTGCTCACGCGCAGTCTCATCCTCGAGACGGCGCTCAGGCTGCTTGACGAGCGCGGGGAATCTGGGGCGAGTCTGCGCCTCATCGCGCGTGAGCTGGGGGTGCGGCCGTCGGCTCTGTATAACCACATCTCGGGGCAGGATGACCTGATCTCGGGCATCCGCGAGCTTGTGAGCGACCGGATCGACGTGTCGGGGTTTGGCGTGCTGCCGTGGGACGAAGCGATGGAGCGCTGGGCGCGGTCGTACCGCAACGCGTTTGCGGATCATCCGCCGACGATTGCGCTGCTCGGGGTCGTGCCGATCGCGACGGGGACGCGCACAAGCGAGATGTATGAGGCCGTGTTCGCAGGGCTCATCGAGGCGGGGTGGCCCGCGTCAGAGGTGCTGAGCACGGTCGTTGGCGTCGAGTGCCTCATATTGGGGGCCGCGCTCGACCACAGTGCGCCCGACGACATGCTCGACCCGGGCGACGACCCCAACTCGCCGACCTTCCGCGCCGTCTACGACGCCGGGCACGCGGCTGCTGCCGCGGCTGCGAGGCGGCTCACGGATGTGGCGTTTGAGGCGGGGCTCAGCGCGGTTCTTGTGGGGCTCCGCGCGAGGCACGCGGCGCTCGCAGCGGGTTAG
- a CDS encoding amidohydrolase, protein MALTVFTGGTVIVAAHRDGRVETAAAVAFENDRVVALNAEALALAESGNAELIDLAGGTLAPGIGEGHAHPVLGGLEAAGPNVRDAADLAGILAAVAEWKEAHPEAEWIVGASYDATFAPGGVFLAEWLDDVTGDTPTILRAWDYHTAWVNSAALRAGGITADTPDPELGRYVRDADGAPTGTLQEAAANDFIANVVPAFALEDRVAAIEASTRSYAEQGTTWVQDAWVEPTDLPTYLEAARADRLHTRVNLAFRADPATWRDQVAAFDAQREAVRSLAHDRLSADTVKFFVDGVIENHTAVLSAPYADRPDERGLPNWAEDDLIAAARAFDLAGFQLHIHAIGDDANRIALDTIAAVQAENPARERAHVVAHVAMLAEHQIARFAELDVIANFEPYWAQCDAVMRDLTIPHIGHDREGWQYLIGSVLRAGATVSFGSDWPVTTKDWRPAFSTAVTRHSHLEPDAEAWLPDECVSAGAALAAYTAGTARQALAADRGALRVGMVADAVWLSADPLSVDPNTVPEIDVRGTWLAGERTY, encoded by the coding sequence GTGGCACTCACGGTATTCACTGGCGGAACGGTCATCGTCGCGGCGCATCGCGACGGTCGCGTCGAAACCGCAGCAGCAGTCGCCTTCGAGAACGATCGGGTTGTCGCCCTGAACGCCGAGGCCCTCGCCCTCGCCGAGAGCGGTAACGCCGAGCTCATCGACCTCGCGGGCGGGACGCTCGCGCCAGGCATTGGCGAAGGTCACGCCCACCCCGTGCTCGGCGGGCTGGAGGCCGCCGGCCCCAACGTTCGCGACGCCGCCGACCTCGCCGGGATTCTCGCGGCCGTGGCCGAGTGGAAGGAAGCACACCCGGAGGCCGAGTGGATCGTCGGCGCGAGCTACGACGCGACGTTCGCCCCGGGAGGCGTGTTCCTGGCCGAGTGGCTCGACGACGTCACCGGCGACACCCCAACGATTCTGCGCGCGTGGGATTACCACACGGCCTGGGTGAACTCGGCGGCGCTCCGCGCAGGTGGTATCACGGCTGACACCCCCGACCCCGAACTCGGGCGATACGTGCGCGACGCTGACGGCGCCCCGACGGGCACGCTCCAGGAGGCCGCCGCGAACGACTTCATCGCGAACGTCGTTCCCGCATTCGCGCTCGAGGATCGCGTCGCCGCGATCGAGGCCTCGACCCGCTCCTACGCTGAGCAGGGCACGACCTGGGTGCAAGACGCCTGGGTCGAACCGACCGACCTCCCCACCTACCTCGAAGCCGCACGCGCCGACCGGCTCCACACCCGCGTCAACCTCGCATTCCGCGCTGACCCGGCGACCTGGCGGGATCAGGTTGCAGCCTTTGACGCGCAGCGGGAGGCTGTCCGGTCGCTCGCACACGACCGCTTGAGCGCTGACACCGTGAAGTTCTTCGTCGACGGCGTCATCGAGAACCACACCGCCGTCCTCTCGGCGCCCTACGCCGACCGGCCCGACGAGCGGGGCCTGCCGAACTGGGCTGAGGACGACCTCATCGCCGCGGCGCGTGCGTTCGACCTCGCGGGGTTCCAGCTCCACATCCACGCGATCGGTGACGACGCAAACCGCATCGCCCTCGACACGATCGCCGCCGTGCAGGCGGAGAACCCAGCCCGCGAGCGCGCTCACGTCGTCGCGCACGTCGCAATGCTCGCAGAGCATCAGATCGCACGCTTCGCCGAGCTCGACGTTATCGCGAACTTTGAGCCCTACTGGGCGCAGTGCGATGCCGTGATGCGCGACCTCACGATCCCGCACATCGGTCACGACCGCGAGGGCTGGCAGTACCTCATCGGCTCCGTGCTTCGCGCGGGCGCAACGGTGTCGTTCGGCAGCGACTGGCCGGTCACCACGAAAGATTGGCGGCCGGCGTTCTCGACAGCGGTCACCCGCCACAGCCACCTCGAGCCCGACGCCGAGGCCTGGCTGCCCGATGAGTGCGTGAGCGCGGGTGCCGCCCTTGCGGCGTACACCGCCGGCACCGCGCGGCAGGCCCTCGCCGCCGACCGCGGCGCGCTCCGCGTTGGCATGGTCGCAGACGCTGTCTGGCTCTCCGCTGATCCCCTATCCGTTGACCCAAACACCGTCCCTGAGATCGACGTGCGCGGCACCTGGCTCGCGGGCGAACGCACGTACTAG
- a CDS encoding deoxyguanosinetriphosphate triphosphohydrolase family protein codes for MIETQGGSVNRASRRYAEQESSQHAARGADAAGPVVPGEADESGALGDGAALEEFRIDLERIRFSSYFARLSDVTQVVPQSGVGPVMHNRLTHSLKVSAVARVVAANLAGAAAQHRAFARGEAVADSETGAIITRLGGCDTIVAQAAAHAHDLGHPPFGHLGERVLDRVARERLGLAEGFEGNAQTFRILTSLDTLGRDFAGLNLTAAVRASVLKYPWTRGRWVGVTAADLPIAERPRGVGNDPVNGAEKFSAYVLEVAELEQALAAFPAIGEGVQTVECAVMDVADDIAYAVHDLDDFTRAGVLQHAAVAAELQTWLAEDAALAEEPLGKIQVEWRRPGRSLELKWRSMSRKDAWIADRDAFRAAVQLVSDELADELLAAPYDGGIASERAVSGFTRRWIERLRSAIVVEAKPHMRGGHVRLNQRAWHEVAVLKFVHSSFVLESPDLAHSQRGQARVVEELVLGFDAWLSDPEDAGRAPRRLLEWVDEATEELFDLSKERPELLQGDITGTGIHRRGRARAILDYVSSFTDQQAVAAFDLLTRA; via the coding sequence ATGATCGAAACGCAAGGTGGGTCCGTGAACCGCGCATCCCGGCGGTACGCCGAGCAGGAGTCATCGCAACACGCGGCGCGTGGCGCCGACGCGGCCGGGCCGGTTGTGCCGGGGGAAGCCGATGAATCCGGGGCGCTTGGCGATGGGGCCGCGCTCGAGGAGTTTCGTATCGACCTCGAGCGGATCCGCTTTTCGTCGTACTTCGCACGCCTCTCTGATGTGACGCAGGTCGTGCCCCAGTCGGGCGTCGGGCCCGTCATGCACAATCGCCTCACGCACTCGCTGAAGGTGAGCGCCGTCGCGCGCGTCGTCGCGGCGAACCTCGCCGGGGCCGCAGCGCAGCACCGCGCGTTCGCGCGTGGGGAGGCCGTGGCCGACAGCGAGACCGGCGCGATCATCACCCGGCTCGGCGGCTGCGACACGATCGTCGCGCAGGCCGCGGCGCACGCCCACGACCTCGGCCACCCGCCGTTCGGGCACCTGGGAGAGCGCGTGCTCGACCGCGTCGCGCGCGAGCGCCTCGGCCTCGCCGAAGGGTTCGAGGGGAACGCGCAGACCTTCCGCATCCTCACCTCGCTCGATACTCTCGGGCGCGACTTCGCCGGGCTGAACCTCACGGCGGCCGTGCGCGCGTCGGTGCTGAAGTACCCGTGGACGCGGGGGCGCTGGGTCGGCGTCACCGCGGCAGACCTGCCGATCGCCGAGCGCCCGCGCGGCGTCGGCAACGACCCTGTGAACGGTGCCGAGAAGTTCTCGGCCTACGTCTTGGAGGTCGCGGAGCTCGAGCAGGCGCTCGCGGCCTTCCCCGCGATCGGTGAGGGCGTGCAGACCGTCGAGTGCGCAGTGATGGACGTCGCCGACGACATCGCGTACGCCGTGCACGACCTTGACGACTTCACGCGGGCCGGCGTGCTGCAGCACGCCGCCGTCGCAGCCGAGCTGCAGACCTGGCTCGCGGAGGATGCTGCCCTTGCCGAGGAGCCGCTCGGGAAGATCCAGGTCGAGTGGCGCAGGCCCGGCCGCTCGCTCGAGCTCAAATGGCGCAGCATGAGCCGCAAGGACGCGTGGATCGCGGATCGCGACGCCTTCAGGGCGGCCGTGCAGCTCGTGAGCGACGAACTCGCCGACGAGCTGCTCGCAGCGCCCTACGACGGCGGTATCGCGAGCGAGCGGGCTGTGTCGGGCTTTACCCGCCGCTGGATCGAGCGGCTGCGCTCCGCGATTGTCGTCGAGGCGAAGCCGCACATGCGAGGTGGGCACGTGCGCCTGAACCAGCGCGCGTGGCACGAGGTCGCCGTGCTGAAGTTCGTGCACTCGAGCTTCGTGCTCGAGTCGCCCGACCTCGCGCACTCGCAGCGCGGCCAGGCCCGCGTCGTCGAAGAGCTCGTGCTCGGCTTCGACGCCTGGCTGTCGGACCCCGAAGACGCGGGGCGCGCGCCGCGCCGGCTGCTCGAGTGGGTTGACGAGGCAACGGAGGAGCTCTTCGACCTGTCGAAAGAGCGGCCCGAGCTACTCCAGGGCGACATCACCGGGACGGGCATCCACCGGCGCGGGCGCGCCCGCGCGATCCTCGACTACGTGTCGTCGTTCACCGACCAGCAGGCCGTTGCGGCGTTTGATCTGCTGACCCGGGCCTAG